One segment of Spodoptera frugiperda isolate SF20-4 chromosome 5, AGI-APGP_CSIRO_Sfru_2.0, whole genome shotgun sequence DNA contains the following:
- the LOC118271653 gene encoding erlin-2, with product MADQSSVLALVILAVGVTVHFSLHKVEEGHVGVYYRGGALLPVTSQPGFHMMIPLLTSYKSIQTTLQTDEVKNVPCGTSGGVMIYFERIEVVNKLEPVSVLDMVRNFTADYDKTLIFNKVHHELNQFCSAHTLHEVYIDLFDQIDENLRTALQRDLHEMAPGLRVQAVRVTKPKIPESIRKNYELMEAEKSKLLIAAQHQKVVEKEAETARRKAVIEAEKEAQVAKIQYEQKIMEKESLQKIELIEDSIHKAKQQTKAEAEFYSLKKQAEANKMLLTREYLELKRYEALALNNKIYFGSDIPNMFLQANVGDSVPIPKTHVE from the exons ATGGCGGATCAATCGTCGGTGTTAGCTTTAGTTATATTGGCTGTTGGGGTAACTGTCCACTTCTCTTTGCACAAAGTAGAGGAGGGACATGTAGGGGTGTATTACCGG GGAGGAGCTTTGCTCCCGGTAACCAGCCAACCAGGGTTTCACATGATGATTCCACTACTAACATCATACAAATCAATACAG ACAACACTCCAGACTGATGAAGTGAAGAACGTTCCGTGTGGTACGAGCGGTGGTGTCATGATATACTTCGAACGGATAGAAGTCGTCAACAAATTGGAACCAGTCAGTG TGCTCGACATGGTGCGTAACTTCACGGCGGACTACGACAAGACGTTAATATTCAACAAGGTGCACCACGAGCTGAACCAGTTCTGCAGCGCACACACACTACACGAAGTTTATATTGATTTGTTTGATCAGATCGACGAAAATTTACGAACG GCGCTCCAAAGAGATTTGCATGAGATGGCACCTGGTCTCAGAGTGCAAGCAGTCAGAGTAACAAAACCAAAGATACCAGAGTCAATCCGCAAGAACTACGAGTTGATGGAAGCTGAGAAATCAAAACTACTTATTGCTGCACAACATCAgaag GTTGTGGAAAAAGAGGCAGAAACAGCGAGACGCAAGGCTGTTATCGAAGCTGAAAAAGAGGCACAAGTCGCTAAAATTCAATATGAACAGAAAATTATGGAGAAAGAGTCTTTGCAGAAGATCGAGCTTATTGAAGACAGTATCCATAAAGCGAAGCAACAAACCAAAGCAGAAGCGGAATTCTACAGCTTGAAGAAACAGGCTGAAGCTAACAAGATGTTGTTGACGAGAGAGTATTTAGAACTGAAGCGATACGAAGCTCTCGCGTTgaacaacaaaatatactttGGTAGTGATATCCCCAACATGTTCCTGCAGGCTAATGTCGGTGACAGTGTTCCAATCCCCAAAACTCATGTTGAATGA
- the LOC118271651 gene encoding NADH-ubiquinone oxidoreductase 75 kDa subunit, mitochondrial translates to MLRQPLTRALKLSSPARAAPLAARTFAAQPPAPEKFEVFIDDKPVQVEPGTTILQAAALVGVEIPRFCYHERLAVAGNCRMCLVEIEKSPKPAAACAMPVMKGMRVKTNSDLTKKAREGVMEFLLVNHPLDCPICDQGGECDLQDQSMAFGSDRSRFTDIHFSGKRAVEDKDVGPLIKTIMTRCIHCTRCIRFASEVAGVDDFGTTGRGTDMQVGTYVEKMFLSELSGNIIDLCPVGALTSKPYSFAARPWETRRIDSVDVLDPLGSNIVVATRTNEVLRILPRTNEEINEEWLSDKSRFACDGLKRQRLVTPMMKDSRGNLTPVEWEDAMVAAARALQDCPPGKLLAVAGDLADAESLVALKDLVNRLGSENTCTEQYFPLEGAGIDLRSSYLCNTKIANVEESDFVLLIGANTRFEAPLLNARIRKAYIHKDTDVAFIGPKVDLTYDYTHVGDSASILKDLASGTSSHEVMKRLESAKRPVVILGADQLKTPEGAAILAYTQELALRLQDKLEDKSWKVLNVLQRTASQVAALDIGYKPGVGPVLQDGPKVVYLLGADSGVVSRDQLPKDAVVIYQGHHGDVGAAMADIVLPGAAYTEKRATYVNAEGRAQQTLAAVSPPGKARDDWKIIRALSEIVGERLPYDSLDEVRDRLSQISPALVTYGNVEDNNYFAQARALAQSLQKPVSGKVDVQLKQLEDFFMTDTISRASPTMAKCVQAVLKQKQSKY, encoded by the exons ATGCTGCGCCAGCCGCTAACTAGGGCGCTTAAGCTGAGCTCGCCGGCGCGTGCAGCACCACTGGCTGCTCGCACCTTCGCTGCACAGCCCCCAGCACCAGAAAAATTCGAAGTCTTCATTGACGACAAACCTGTCCAAGTAGAGCCTGGCACCACTATCTTACAA GCAGCAGCCCTAGTAGGAGTAGAGATCCCCCGTTTCTGCTACCATGAGCGCCTCGCTGTCGCTGGTAACTGCCGTATGTGTCTGGTGGAGATCGAGAAGTCTCCTAAGCCAGCTGCGGCTTGCGCTATGCCTGTGATGAAGGGAATGAGGGTCAAGACCAACTCAGATTTGACAAAGAAGGCCCGTGAGGGTGTGATGGAGTTCCTCCTTGTGAACCATCCTCTGGACTGCCCTATCTGTGATCAGGGTGGTGAGTGTGACTTGCAAGACCAGTCCATGGCCTTTGGTTCAGACAGGAGTCGCTTCACTGACATCCATTTCTCTGGCAAGCG tgCTGTTGAAGACAAAGATGTGGGTCCCTTGATCAAGACCATTATGACTCGGTGCATCCACTGCACGAGGTGCATCCGATTTGCATCAGAGGTTGCCGGTGTTGATGACTTCGGTACTACTGGTAGAGGCACTGACATGCAG GTTGGAACCTATGTGGAGAAGATGTTCCTATCCGAGTTGTCTGGCAACATCATTGACCTGTGCCCTGTCGGCGCGCTCACCTCCAAACCCTACAGCTTTGCTGCACGACCCTGGGAGACCAGGAGG ATCGACTCTGTAGATGTTTTAGACCCTCTGGGTAGCAACATCGTAGTTGCGACGCGTACTAATGAAGTGCTGCGTATTCTCCCGAGGACCAATGAg GAGATCAACGAGGAATGGCTATCAGACAAGTCTAGGTTTGCATGCGACGGTCTGAAGAGACAGCGTCTGGTGACTCCGATGATGAAGGACAGCCGCGGAAACCTCACGCCCGTCGAGTGGGAGGATGCTATGGTCGCCGCCGCCAGGGCGCTGCAGGACTGCCCGCCTGGCAAG CTCTTGGCTGTAGCCGGTGATCTGGCTGACGCGGAGTCGTTGGTGGCTCTGAAGGACCTAGTGAACAGGCTGGGCTCCGAGAACACGTGCACCGAGCAATACTTCCCGCTAGAGGGCGCCGGCATCGATCTGCGGTCCTCATACCTCTGCAACACTAAGATCGCCA ATGTGGAGGAGTCTGACTTTGTGCTTCTGATTGGCGCGAACACCCGTTTCGAGGCACCACTGTTGAACGCTCGTATCCGTAAGGCTTACATCCACAAGGACACCGATGTAGCCTTCATTGGACCCAAAGTGGACCTCACCTACGATTACACG CACGTAGGTGACTCCGCTTCTATACTGAAAGACCTAGCTTCAGGGACATCATCTCACGAAGTGATGAAGCGCTTGGAGTCAGCTAAGCGTCCCGTGGTGATCCTGGGCGCAGACCAGCTGAAGACTCCTGAAGGAGCCGCTATCCTCGCATACACTCAGGAGCTGGCTCTCCGTCTGCAGGATAAACTTGAGGACAAGAGCTGGAAG GTATTGAACGTTCTCCAGCGCACAGCGTCTCAGGTGGCAGCACTGGACATTGGTTACAAACCGGGTGTTGGACCAGTACTACAGGATGGGCCAAAGGTCGTGTACTTACTGGGGGCCGACAGTGGAGTCGTATCCAGGGACCAACTGCCTAAAGACGCCGTTGTTATCTACCAAG GTCACCACGGCGACGTGGGCGCGGCGATGGCGGACATAGTCCTGCCGGGCGCGGCGTACACGGAGAAGCGCGCGACGTACGTCAACGCCGAGGGGCGCGCGCAACAAACTCTCGCCGCCGTCAGTCCGCCCGGCAAGGCTAGGGATGACTGGAAGATCATCAG AGCTCTATCAGAGATCGTTGGCGAGCGTCTTCCGTACGACAGCCTGGACGAGGTGCGCGACCGCTTGAGTCAGATCAGCCCCGCACTAGTCACTTACGGCAATGTAGAGGACAACAATTACTTCGCGCAGGCTCGGGCTCTTGCACAG AGTCTCCAGAAGCCAGTGTCCGGCAAGGTGGACGTGCAGCTGAAGCAATTAGAAGACTTCTTCATGACCGACACGATCAGTCGCGCCTCGCCCACAATGGCCAAGTGCGTCCAGGCTGTCCTCAAACAAAAGCAGTCCAAGTACTAG
- the LOC118271654 gene encoding elongation factor 1-beta', producing the protein MAVGDVKTAQGLNELNNFLADKSYVSGYTPTQADFQVFQQVGKAPSASLPHALRWYNQIASYNAEERKSWAAGASPLTAGGKTTTAPAPAAKDDDDDDVDLFGSGDEEEDAEAARIREERLKAYADKKSKKPALIAKSSIILDVKPWDDETDMKEMENQVRTIEMDGLLWGASKLVPVGYGINKLQIMCVIEDDKVSVDLLTEKIQEFEDFVQSVDIAAFNKI; encoded by the exons atggcagtAGGAGACGTTAAAACCGCACAAGGCCTTAATGAGCTTAACAATTTCTTAGCTGATAAGAGTTATGTGTCAGG TTACACACCAACTCAAGCCGATTTCCAAGTGTTCCAACAAGTCGGCAAGGCCCCGAGCGCAAGCTTGCCCCACGCTCTCCGGTGGTACAACCAGATTGCCTCCTACAATGCCGAGGAGCGCAAATCCTGGGCGGCTGGAGCTAGCCCTCTGACCGCTGGCGGAAAGACCACCACAGCACCTGCACCCGCTGCTAAGGATGACGACGATGATGACGTCGACCTATTCGGATCTGGCGACGAGGAAGAG GATGCAGAGGCCGCCAGAATTCGTGAAGAACGTCTGAAAGCTTATGCTGACAAAAAATCGAAGAAACCTGCTCTCATTGCTAAATCATCTATAATCCTTGACGTCAAGCCATGGGATGATGAAACAGACATGAAAGAAATGGAGAACCAGGTCCGCACCATCGAAATGGATGGTCTCCTCTGGGGAGCTTCCAAACTTGTACCTGTTGGATATGGTATCAACAAACTGCAGATCATGTGTGTCATTGAAGACGACAAAGTGTCTGTTGATCTCTTGACTGAAAAAATCCAGGAATTCGAAGACTTTGTCCAGTCTGTTGATATTGCTGCTTTCAACAAAATCTAA
- the LOC118271652 gene encoding mRNA export factor GLE1, which yields MTQSKVHYCRNPSSGLSNLILHKTEWERITRQTKPQENRLEQENKYLQALIEQSRAWMKNWPDTVEGCIAKAEKKKKNQRARELATIKEFANRKIVKNNEEVIEQARQQIFEGSCYGNKLVSALHESKDQEEREAQINFKKEIKQKEKEQEQKKTKTVTFCTFDLDKDSDIMKEQRKCIEVENSKTNKEMFEKQKEEEAKAKEKQKQADITDAQLMKRLLELEHEAETKMKLVEKQALDQCATEYKKTKDELAKWEADYVAKIEACRKEQEQLNCQIKQVHERVIKEYRESSKMKNNFDATKQLQLEKKKIFDDFLAKYIKRGEDRAAKKERKNAEKKKQDRKNNKTIADINKSMAEAVNQRQGVNKCYCDRQCYITKSEKPRIMKKATRDAIEPEVRAAKPLPYFGPQRKLLADLRRREKEPSPWSGTNSIHMLFFKNAEKTLNECKNKIPARKVIDEYNKYNGLNRTTFNYD from the exons ATGACACAATCAAAAGTACACTATTGTAGAAATCCTAGTAGTGGACTGAGCAATTTGATTCTTCATAAAACAGAATGGGAGAGAATTACAAGGCAGACGAAGCCGCAGGAGAATCGTTTGGAACAGGAGAATAAATATTTGCAGGCATTGATAGAACAGTCGCGGGCATGGATGAAAAATTGGCCAGACACCGTAGAA GGTTGCATAGCAAAAgcagagaagaaaaagaaaaatcaacGGGCAAGAGAACTGGCCACAATCAAAGAGTTCGCAAATAGAAAGATCGTGAAAAACAACGAGGAAGTCATAGAACAGGCGAGACAACAGATCTTTGAAGGAAGCTGTTACGGAAACAAACTTGTGAG TGCACTTCATGAATCCAAGGACCAAGAAGAAAGAGAGGcacaaatcaattttaaaaaagaaataaagcagAAGGAAAAGGAACAAGAACAGAAGAAAACTAAAACGGTGACGTTCTGTACCTTCGACTTGGACAAAGACAGCGATATTATGAAGGAACAACGGAAATGTATTGAGGTTGAAAACTCTAAAACGAAtaaagaaat gtttgaaaaacaaaaagaagaagaagCTAAGGCGAAGGAGAAACAGAAACAAGCAGATATTACTGACGCACAACTAATGAAGCGTCTTCTAGAACTTGAACATGAAGCCGAG ACCAAAATGAAACTTGTCGAAAAACAAGCTTTAGACCAATGTGCAACTGAATACAAAAAGACAAAAGACGAGCTGGCTAAATGGGAAGCTGACTATGTTGCAAAAATAGAAGCTTGTCGAAAGGAACAGGAACAACTGAACTGCCAAATCAAGCAAGTCCATGAACGG GTCATCAAAGAATATCGAGAATcatcaaaaatgaaaaataacttCGATGCCACAAAACAGTTGCaattagaaaaaaagaaaattttcgaTGACTTTCTCGCAAAATATATCAAGAGAGGAGAAGATAG AGCTGCTAAAAAGGAACGCAAAAATGCCGAGAAGAAGAAACAAGACCGCAAAAACAACAAGACTATAGCTGATATCAACAAATCAATGGCGGAGGCTGTGAACCAACGACAAGGCGTCAACAAGTGCTACTGCGACCGACAATGTTATATTACGAAGTCGGAAAAGCCACGCATTATGAAGAAAGCAACTCGAGATGCTATTGAGCCGGAGGTTAGAG CAGCCAAACCGCTTCCATACTTCGGGCCCCAGAGAAAGCTGCTGGCAGACCTGAGACGTCGCGAGAAGGAACCCAGTCCGTGGTCCGGCACAAATAGCATACATATGCTGTTCTTTAAGAATGCTGAAAAAACTTTAAACGAATGCAAGAACAAAATACCCGCGAGAAAAGTTATTGAT gaatacaataaatacaatgGATTGAACAGGACGACCTTCAATTATGATTAA